Proteins encoded within one genomic window of Amorphoplanes friuliensis DSM 7358:
- a CDS encoding DedA family protein, whose product MSVPQYLAAETEPSQLGGLTGWVASVIESLGEVGVGLLVALENLIPPIPSEIVLSMAGYLAGSGKVNLVLVAIAATAGSVLGALALYWLGYALGEERLRRWLDRIPLVDADDLSTADRWFEKHEKGAVFFGRMAPVVRSLVSIPAGANHMQLGMFTLLTTLGSGIWNCLFIGGGYALGSRWQQLEKYSSYFDYAIMAFFVIAIGSWVVKKVRKRRRATADR is encoded by the coding sequence ATGAGCGTGCCGCAGTACCTGGCAGCGGAGACCGAGCCCAGTCAGCTGGGCGGCCTGACCGGCTGGGTGGCATCGGTCATCGAGTCGCTCGGCGAGGTGGGCGTGGGCCTGCTCGTCGCGCTGGAAAATCTGATCCCGCCGATCCCCAGCGAGATCGTCCTGTCCATGGCGGGTTACCTGGCCGGCTCGGGCAAGGTCAACCTGGTGCTGGTCGCGATCGCCGCGACCGCAGGCTCGGTGCTGGGCGCGCTGGCGCTCTACTGGCTCGGGTACGCCCTGGGCGAGGAGCGGCTGCGGCGCTGGCTGGACCGCATCCCCCTGGTCGACGCCGACGACCTCAGCACCGCCGACCGGTGGTTCGAGAAGCACGAGAAGGGCGCGGTGTTCTTCGGCCGCATGGCACCGGTGGTCCGCAGCCTGGTGTCGATCCCGGCGGGCGCCAACCACATGCAGCTGGGGATGTTCACGCTGCTCACCACGCTCGGCAGCGGCATCTGGAACTGCCTGTTCATCGGCGGCGGTTACGCGCTGGGCTCCCGCTGGCAGCAGCTGGAGAAGTACAGCAGCTACTTCGACTACGCGATCATGGCGTTCTTCGTGATCGCGATCGGGAGCTGGGTCGTCAAGAAGGTCCGTAAACGCCGGCGCGCGACCGCGGACAGGTGA
- a CDS encoding carbohydrate-binding protein, with the protein MKLSRKYAAALAVVLATAGIGTTVLLAPGASAAAACAPAWSSSAVYVKDNTVSYQAKNYTAKWWTQNEVPTASGEWGVWADKGACGGGTTPPTTPPTTPPTNPPTTQPPATGTKMASAPYIYPGWGNPPAPSTVMNATGIKAFTMAFVLANGCNPVWDGEGGLTGGAHESTINAIKAAGGSVVPSIGGWSGNKLGPNCSTPEALAGAYQKVINAFGLKAIDIDIENTDEFENYAVADRIVGALKIIKQNNPSVKTILTFGTTPTGPNTHGIRLINQSKALGANIDIFTQMPFDFGGGADMYASTVGASEGLKNQLKSTFGWNDAQAYSHMGISGMNGLSDQQEVTSQATWTKIRDYAKNNNFARFTFWAVNRDRGCAGGGVVSDCSGIAQTDWEFTKISAGF; encoded by the coding sequence ATGAAGCTCAGCAGGAAATACGCCGCCGCGCTCGCGGTGGTCCTGGCCACGGCCGGAATCGGTACGACCGTGCTGCTGGCGCCGGGTGCGTCCGCCGCGGCCGCCTGTGCCCCCGCGTGGAGTTCCTCGGCGGTCTACGTCAAGGACAACACCGTCTCGTACCAGGCGAAGAACTACACCGCGAAGTGGTGGACGCAGAACGAGGTCCCGACCGCCAGCGGTGAGTGGGGCGTCTGGGCCGACAAGGGCGCCTGCGGTGGTGGCACGACGCCGCCGACCACCCCGCCGACCACCCCACCCACGAACCCGCCGACCACCCAGCCGCCGGCCACGGGTACGAAGATGGCGTCCGCGCCGTACATCTACCCCGGCTGGGGCAACCCGCCCGCGCCCTCGACCGTCATGAACGCCACCGGCATCAAGGCGTTCACCATGGCGTTCGTGCTGGCCAACGGCTGCAACCCGGTCTGGGACGGCGAGGGTGGCCTGACCGGCGGTGCACACGAGAGCACGATCAACGCCATCAAGGCGGCCGGCGGCTCCGTCGTCCCGTCGATCGGCGGCTGGAGCGGTAACAAGCTCGGCCCGAACTGCTCGACCCCGGAGGCGCTCGCCGGCGCGTACCAGAAGGTCATCAACGCCTTCGGTCTGAAGGCGATCGACATCGACATCGAGAACACCGACGAGTTCGAGAACTACGCGGTGGCGGACCGGATCGTCGGCGCGCTGAAGATCATCAAGCAGAACAACCCGTCGGTGAAGACGATCCTGACCTTCGGCACCACGCCGACCGGCCCGAACACCCACGGCATCCGCCTGATCAACCAGTCGAAGGCCCTGGGCGCCAACATCGACATCTTCACCCAGATGCCGTTCGACTTCGGCGGCGGCGCCGACATGTACGCGAGCACCGTGGGCGCCTCTGAGGGCCTGAAGAACCAGCTCAAGTCGACCTTCGGCTGGAACGACGCGCAGGCGTACTCGCACATGGGCATCTCCGGCATGAACGGCCTCTCGGACCAGCAGGAGGTCACCTCGCAGGCGACCTGGACCAAGATCCGTGACTACGCGAAGAACAACAACTTCGCGCGGTTCACCTTCTGGGCCGTGAACCGGGACCGTGGCTGCGCCGGTGGCGGCGTGGTCTCCGACTGCAGTGGCATCGCACAGACCGACTGGGAGTTCACCAAGATCTCCGCAGGCTTCTGA
- a CDS encoding chitinase produces MRRSLVLAVSAALAAAGSAVYIASSASAAAACAPAWSSSTVYVKDNQVSYQAKNYTAKWWTLNEIPTASGEWGVWADKGACGGGTTPPTTPPPTTPPTTPPTTPPTTPPTTPPTTVPPGTGTLPKHFITGYWHNFDNPANEIKLAAVPTTYDLVAVAFADATSTPGAVSFSIDPGLSSAVGGYTNEQFKADIATLHSRGKKVIISVGGERGSVAVGDSAAATNFANSVWSLMQTYGFDGVDIDLENGLNPTYMGQALRSLRSKAGANLIITMAPQTIDMQNPAGSYFKLALDIKDILTVVHTQFYNSGAMLGCDNNAAYGQGTVNFLVALACIQLEAGLRPDQVSLGLPATPSAAGGGYVAPSVVNQALDCLARGTNCGSFKPPRTYPGIRGAMTWSVNWDVTTGNGWANTIKPHLSTLP; encoded by the coding sequence ATGCGCCGATCCCTTGTCCTCGCTGTGTCCGCCGCACTCGCGGCCGCCGGCTCCGCTGTCTACATAGCTTCTTCCGCGAGCGCTGCCGCCGCCTGCGCCCCCGCCTGGTCCTCCTCGACGGTCTACGTCAAGGACAACCAGGTGTCGTACCAGGCGAAGAACTACACCGCGAAGTGGTGGACCCTGAACGAGATCCCGACCGCCAGCGGCGAGTGGGGTGTCTGGGCCGACAAGGGCGCCTGTGGTGGTGGCACGACCCCGCCGACCACGCCGCCTCCCACCACGCCCCCGACCACGCCTCCCACGACACCGCCGACAACGCCTCCCACGACGCCTCCCACCACTGTGCCGCCGGGCACCGGGACGCTGCCGAAGCACTTCATCACCGGGTACTGGCACAACTTCGACAACCCGGCCAACGAGATCAAGCTCGCCGCCGTGCCGACCACGTACGACCTGGTCGCGGTCGCTTTCGCCGACGCCACCAGCACGCCGGGCGCGGTCTCGTTCAGCATCGACCCGGGCCTGTCGTCCGCGGTCGGCGGTTACACCAACGAACAGTTCAAGGCCGACATCGCGACGCTCCACTCGCGCGGCAAGAAGGTCATCATCTCGGTCGGCGGCGAGCGTGGCTCGGTTGCCGTGGGTGACTCGGCCGCGGCGACGAACTTCGCCAACTCGGTCTGGTCACTGATGCAGACGTACGGCTTCGACGGTGTCGACATCGACCTGGAGAACGGCCTCAACCCGACCTACATGGGTCAGGCGCTCCGCAGCCTGCGCAGCAAGGCCGGCGCCAACCTGATCATCACGATGGCCCCGCAGACCATCGACATGCAGAACCCGGCCGGCTCGTACTTCAAGCTCGCGCTCGACATCAAGGACATCCTCACGGTCGTCCACACGCAGTTCTACAACTCCGGCGCGATGCTCGGCTGCGACAACAACGCCGCGTACGGCCAGGGCACGGTCAACTTCCTCGTCGCCCTCGCCTGCATCCAGCTCGAGGCGGGGCTGCGTCCCGACCAGGTCTCCCTGGGCCTGCCGGCGACCCCCAGCGCGGCCGGTGGCGGTTACGTCGCCCCGTCCGTGGTCAACCAGGCGCTCGACTGCCTGGCCCGCGGCACGAACTGCGGTTCCTTCAAGCCGCCGCGCACCTACCCCGGCATCCGGGGCGCGATGACCTGGTCCGTCAACTGGGACGTCACCACCGGCAACGGCTGGGCCAACACGATCAAGCCGCACCTGTCCACCCTGCCCTGA
- a CDS encoding YidC/Oxa1 family membrane protein insertase, translated as MSISAALDAVLGVAHSALEGLGTFLTPTLAIIVFTVLIRLLISPLTWLQIRSAQRGAALAPQLAVLREKHRDDPMVLATETLALQRANGASPFAAMLPALAQAPFFMLMYHLVQSGWAGTLFGVPLAAHLSAGLPVFAVLLALSVALAWWPARRTRMQMVASGSAADPLTRIMGLLPYLTVVMVAWLPLAGGIYLVTSTAWTALEQLVLRRPMDQFSR; from the coding sequence ATGTCCATTTCCGCTGCGCTCGACGCTGTCCTCGGTGTTGCGCACTCCGCCCTCGAAGGTCTCGGCACCTTCCTGACCCCGACGCTCGCGATCATCGTTTTCACGGTGCTTATCCGGTTGTTGATCAGTCCGTTGACCTGGCTGCAGATCCGTTCCGCCCAGCGGGGTGCCGCCCTGGCCCCGCAGCTCGCCGTGCTGCGGGAGAAGCACCGCGACGATCCGATGGTGCTGGCGACCGAAACACTCGCGCTGCAACGCGCGAACGGGGCGAGCCCGTTCGCCGCGATGTTGCCGGCGCTGGCGCAGGCGCCGTTCTTCATGCTGATGTACCACCTGGTCCAGTCCGGGTGGGCCGGCACTCTCTTCGGCGTCCCGCTCGCCGCTCACCTGTCGGCGGGACTGCCGGTCTTCGCCGTGCTGCTGGCGCTCTCGGTTGCCCTCGCCTGGTGGCCCGCACGGCGCACTCGGATGCAGATGGTGGCTTCGGGGTCGGCTGCCGATCCGCTGACCCGGATCATGGGCCTGCTGCCGTACCTGACCGTGGTGATGGTCGCGTGGCTGCCGCTGGCCGGCGGCATCTACCTCGTCACTTCCACGGCCTGGACTGCGCTGGAACAGCTCGTCCTGCGCCGCCCCATGGACCAGTTCAGCAGGTAG
- a CDS encoding DUF6412 domain-containing protein, translating into MLLLGFWAFAALQSPALQSPGQGASSQLVLGLAVAAAALLLVLAAAGGLPVPAFRAATGGVALAVRARTRRLPRLLDPAAAGRPRPRAPSASPVVALPAR; encoded by the coding sequence ATGCTGCTGCTGGGGTTCTGGGCGTTCGCCGCCCTGCAGAGCCCGGCCCTGCAGAGCCCCGGCCAGGGAGCCTCGTCGCAGCTCGTGCTCGGCCTCGCGGTCGCCGCGGCGGCCCTGCTGCTGGTCCTGGCTGCGGCCGGGGGCCTCCCGGTCCCCGCGTTCCGCGCCGCGACCGGTGGTGTCGCCCTGGCCGTGCGGGCCCGGACCCGTCGCCTGCCCCGCCTGCTCGACCCCGCCGCCGCCGGGCGGCCGCGCCCTCGAGCGCCGTCGGCGTCCCCGGTGGTCGCGCTTCCCGCACGCTGA
- a CDS encoding carboxylate-amine ligase: protein MATSEGAGTATSISEEMAGEAAAQGLLTLGVEEEYLLVDAVEPRAVEAVEEVFDQLSDDIRDSVQHELMRSQIETASPPQLELGDLFDSLRRLRTGLAASAERAGVRLIAVGAAPAPGQASRIVDSPRYHRMRERFGDLSPGAGLNGMHVHVSVPDPETGVQILNHLRPWLPILQAATANSPLFAGRDTGYASWRSMLWERWPTVGPTPYLESHEQYETMVSDLVASGAMLDEGMLYWYARLSANYPTVEIRMGDVCPTLDITILLAALTRGLVSTLLREVEDGKPAPNVPHPLVMAAHWRAAHDGLEGLNIDMATREPKPAWKLMRQLFDYVTPELDRHGDLELVTVLMDRLRSSGTGAARQRALLSKQGSVEDVVDWLAAATRGDR from the coding sequence ATGGCAACTTCGGAGGGCGCGGGAACGGCAACATCGATCTCCGAGGAGATGGCCGGCGAAGCAGCGGCACAGGGACTCCTCACGCTGGGCGTCGAGGAGGAGTACCTGCTCGTCGACGCCGTCGAGCCACGAGCGGTGGAGGCGGTCGAGGAGGTTTTCGACCAGCTGAGCGACGACATCCGGGACTCGGTGCAGCACGAGCTCATGCGCAGTCAGATCGAGACGGCCAGCCCGCCGCAGCTGGAGCTGGGTGACCTGTTCGACTCGCTCCGGCGTCTGCGGACCGGACTCGCCGCGTCCGCCGAGCGCGCCGGCGTCCGGCTGATCGCCGTCGGCGCCGCACCGGCCCCGGGCCAGGCCTCCCGGATCGTCGACTCCCCGCGGTACCACCGCATGCGGGAGCGCTTCGGTGACCTGTCCCCCGGCGCCGGGCTCAACGGCATGCACGTCCACGTCAGCGTCCCCGACCCGGAGACCGGCGTGCAGATCCTCAACCACCTGCGCCCCTGGCTGCCGATCCTCCAGGCCGCGACGGCCAACTCCCCGCTCTTCGCGGGCCGCGACACCGGGTACGCGAGCTGGCGTTCCATGCTCTGGGAGCGCTGGCCCACCGTGGGCCCCACGCCGTACCTCGAGTCGCACGAGCAGTACGAGACGATGGTGTCCGACCTGGTGGCGAGCGGCGCGATGCTCGACGAGGGAATGCTCTACTGGTACGCCCGGCTGTCGGCGAACTACCCCACGGTCGAGATCCGGATGGGTGACGTCTGCCCGACCCTCGACATCACCATCCTGCTGGCCGCCCTCACCCGCGGCCTGGTCTCGACACTGCTGCGCGAGGTGGAGGACGGCAAGCCCGCGCCGAACGTGCCGCACCCGCTGGTGATGGCCGCGCACTGGCGGGCCGCCCACGACGGGCTCGAGGGCCTCAACATCGACATGGCCACCCGTGAGCCGAAGCCGGCCTGGAAGCTGATGCGTCAGCTCTTCGACTACGTCACCCCCGAACTCGATCGTCACGGCGACCTCGAGCTGGTCACGGTGCTGATGGACCGCCTGCGCAGCAGCGGTACCGGCGCCGCCCGCCAGCGCGCGCTGCTGTCGAAGCAGGGCTCGGTCGAGGACGTGGTCGACTGGCTCGCCGCCGCCACCCGGGGTGATCGGTGA
- a CDS encoding FAD-dependent oxidoreductase, translated as MSAASQARKRLGPDDLEIVAFEKGHFTSYSACGIPYWIGGAVKERDALIARTPEAHRDAGILVHTRHEVTAIDLDRREVIARDLDGGGELREGFDHLVYATGAVPVTPDWARIDGGGVFGVQTLDDGTAIHAWLESDPKPRHAVVIGGGYVGVEMAEAMVQRGLAVTLLERSAQPMSTVDPDMGERVGEAIRGLGIEVRTDTHVQGLETRDGRVSAVVTPGGTLPADIVVLGLGVRPNTALAAESGIPVGVTGGLRTDLQMRVVGPSGHIDGLWAAGDCVQTVHRVSGQPVHMPLGTHANKQGRVAGINIGGGYATFPGVIGTAVTKVCELEVARTGLTEKEAAKAGFAYVTASVESTSRAGYYPGASSMVVKLIAERRTGLLLGAQIVGREEAAKRIDSLAIAVWNSMTVEEMTALDLSYAPPFSPVWDPVLIAARKATDAVHAAG; from the coding sequence ATGTCCGCCGCGTCGCAGGCCCGTAAGCGCCTGGGCCCCGATGACCTGGAGATCGTCGCGTTCGAGAAGGGCCACTTCACGTCCTACTCGGCGTGCGGGATCCCGTACTGGATCGGCGGAGCCGTCAAGGAGCGCGACGCGCTGATCGCCCGGACCCCGGAGGCCCACCGCGACGCCGGCATCCTCGTGCACACCCGGCACGAGGTGACCGCGATCGACCTCGACCGCCGCGAGGTGATCGCCCGAGACCTCGACGGCGGCGGCGAGCTCCGGGAGGGTTTCGACCACCTCGTGTACGCGACCGGCGCCGTACCGGTGACACCCGACTGGGCGCGCATCGACGGCGGCGGCGTGTTCGGCGTGCAGACCCTCGACGACGGCACCGCGATCCACGCCTGGCTCGAAAGTGACCCGAAGCCACGGCACGCAGTGGTGATCGGCGGTGGTTACGTAGGTGTCGAGATGGCCGAGGCAATGGTCCAGCGCGGTCTCGCCGTGACACTGCTGGAGCGCTCGGCGCAGCCGATGTCCACGGTCGACCCGGACATGGGCGAACGTGTTGGCGAGGCGATCCGCGGCCTGGGCATCGAGGTCCGCACCGACACTCACGTGCAGGGTCTGGAGACCAGGGACGGACGGGTGTCGGCGGTGGTCACCCCCGGCGGCACTCTGCCGGCCGACATCGTGGTCCTGGGTCTCGGCGTACGCCCGAACACCGCCCTGGCGGCCGAGTCGGGCATCCCGGTGGGCGTGACGGGCGGACTGCGGACGGACCTGCAGATGCGGGTCGTCGGGCCGTCCGGGCACATCGACGGACTCTGGGCAGCCGGCGACTGCGTGCAGACCGTGCACCGCGTCAGCGGCCAGCCCGTCCACATGCCCCTGGGCACCCACGCCAACAAGCAGGGGCGGGTCGCGGGCATCAACATCGGTGGCGGGTACGCAACCTTCCCGGGTGTGATCGGCACCGCGGTGACCAAGGTCTGCGAGCTGGAGGTGGCCCGGACCGGGCTGACCGAGAAGGAGGCCGCGAAGGCGGGCTTCGCCTATGTGACCGCTTCGGTGGAGTCGACGAGCCGGGCGGGCTACTACCCGGGTGCCAGCTCGATGGTGGTGAAGCTGATCGCGGAACGCCGGACCGGCCTGCTCCTCGGCGCACAGATCGTCGGTCGCGAGGAGGCCGCGAAGCGCATCGACTCACTGGCGATCGCCGTCTGGAACAGCATGACGGTCGAGGAGATGACGGCTCTTGATCTGAGCTACGCGCCGCCGTTCTCACCGGTCTGGGATCCCGTGCTGATCGCGGCACGCAAGGCGACGGACGCGGTGCACGCCGCCGGCTGA
- a CDS encoding polysaccharide deacetylase family protein, with amino-acid sequence MPSHPSTRTASGSGPRHAAQPATRARNSDALTATTGGFPHVQILEGETSNGRHRRPESLADPTVLRPPATPRIAGGRRTSLDLTPRRAKVDKPARATRSGAAGSAPRGRHAKAGDPLAITVRPLPVVRDAAGAVRDWALADNGRPPVTGSHRAPGTLPIESWLLVGRRRQQALLASLVAIGLMLIVVPMQQRATTDVNPINAADHAIVQVTKPAKKKEKPAEPQAKTPGKTDTPAEPAATAPAKPVAPGAPKPSASAPVEKPTVVVPEGTGPAKSFITTGSSTVALTFDDGPDPVQTPKILELLAKYQVKATFCLVGSQVRRHPDIVRQIAAAGHTLCNHTWDHSLTIGKDKPAKIQADLRKTNEAIDAAVPGAAIPFFRAPGGNFSDALVETAYADGMTSLYWEVDPRDWEHLDTETDATHIEKIVKGVQKHVRPGSIVLSHDFNQPDTIAAYDELLPWLIDRFELGLPPEPKPPVADAPASAGL; translated from the coding sequence ATGCCGTCGCACCCATCCACACGTACGGCGTCGGGATCCGGACCGCGGCACGCGGCGCAGCCGGCGACGCGCGCCCGTAACAGCGACGCACTGACTGCCACGACCGGCGGCTTCCCGCACGTGCAGATCCTCGAGGGTGAGACCTCGAACGGACGGCACCGGCGGCCCGAGTCGCTCGCCGACCCCACCGTGCTGCGTCCGCCCGCGACGCCGCGGATCGCCGGAGGACGGCGTACGTCGCTGGACCTGACACCGCGCCGCGCCAAGGTCGACAAGCCCGCGCGGGCCACTCGTTCGGGTGCCGCCGGCTCCGCACCGCGGGGGCGGCACGCCAAGGCCGGCGATCCGCTCGCCATCACCGTCCGCCCGCTGCCCGTCGTCCGCGACGCGGCCGGAGCTGTGCGCGACTGGGCACTTGCGGACAACGGCCGCCCGCCGGTCACGGGCTCCCACCGCGCGCCGGGCACCCTGCCGATCGAGTCCTGGCTGCTGGTCGGACGCCGCCGCCAGCAGGCACTGCTGGCCTCGCTCGTCGCGATCGGACTGATGCTGATCGTCGTGCCGATGCAGCAGCGCGCCACCACCGACGTCAACCCGATCAACGCCGCCGACCACGCGATCGTGCAGGTCACCAAGCCCGCGAAGAAAAAAGAGAAGCCCGCCGAGCCGCAGGCGAAGACGCCCGGCAAGACCGACACCCCCGCCGAGCCCGCGGCGACGGCTCCGGCCAAGCCCGTGGCACCCGGCGCCCCCAAGCCGTCGGCCTCCGCGCCGGTCGAGAAGCCGACCGTGGTCGTGCCCGAGGGCACCGGGCCCGCCAAGTCGTTCATCACCACCGGTTCGTCCACGGTGGCGCTCACCTTCGACGACGGCCCCGACCCCGTGCAGACCCCGAAGATCCTCGAGCTGCTGGCGAAATACCAGGTCAAGGCCACCTTCTGCCTGGTCGGATCGCAGGTCCGCCGGCACCCGGACATCGTCCGGCAGATCGCCGCGGCCGGGCACACCCTGTGCAACCACACCTGGGACCACAGCCTGACGATCGGCAAGGACAAGCCGGCGAAGATCCAGGCCGACCTCCGCAAGACCAACGAGGCGATCGACGCCGCGGTGCCGGGCGCCGCGATCCCGTTCTTCCGGGCCCCCGGTGGCAACTTCTCCGACGCGCTGGTCGAGACCGCGTACGCCGACGGCATGACCTCCCTCTACTGGGAGGTCGACCCGCGGGACTGGGAGCACCTCGACACCGAGACCGACGCCACGCACATCGAGAAGATCGTCAAGGGCGTCCAGAAACACGTACGCCCGGGCTCGATCGTGCTGTCCCACGACTTCAACCAGCCCGACACGATCGCCGCCTACGACGAGCTGCTGCCGTGGCTGATCGACCGCTTCGAGCTGGGCCTGCCGCCCGAGCCGAAACCGCCGGTCGCCGACGCCCCCGCGTCAGCCGGCCTGTGA
- a CDS encoding Fpg/Nei family DNA glycosylase, with amino-acid sequence MPEGHSIHRLAARHRALFAGRVVAVDSPQGRFEAGAALIDGRRLVDTEAYGKHLLHHFEGERTLHIHLGLYGKFADGEGSLPVPVGQLRMRMADARHWLELRGPTACEVLDPGLVAVLRARLGQDPLRDDADPRAVYPRVAASSKPIFALLMDQTIVAGCGLIFANEVLFRAGLAPTMPGRSVTLRCWDELWDDLRGLMKEGVVRGRIDTVHTAHTPESMRRAPRVDRHGGEVYVYRRTGQPCLVCGTPIVRGPLAGRNLYWCPTCQASQAG; translated from the coding sequence GTGCCAGAGGGACACAGTATTCATCGGTTGGCGGCGCGGCACCGGGCGCTTTTTGCCGGACGGGTGGTTGCCGTCGACAGCCCGCAGGGGCGGTTCGAGGCGGGCGCCGCGCTGATCGATGGGCGGCGGCTGGTCGACACCGAGGCGTACGGGAAACATCTGCTGCACCACTTCGAGGGTGAGCGGACGCTGCACATCCACCTCGGGTTGTACGGGAAGTTTGCCGACGGCGAGGGGTCGTTGCCCGTACCGGTGGGGCAGCTGCGGATGCGGATGGCCGATGCGCGGCACTGGCTGGAGCTGCGCGGGCCGACGGCGTGTGAGGTGCTCGATCCGGGCCTGGTCGCTGTGCTGCGGGCGCGGCTCGGGCAGGACCCGCTGCGGGACGACGCCGACCCGCGGGCCGTGTACCCCCGGGTTGCCGCCAGTTCGAAGCCGATCTTTGCGCTGCTGATGGATCAGACGATCGTGGCGGGCTGCGGGCTGATCTTCGCCAACGAGGTGCTCTTCCGGGCGGGGCTCGCGCCGACGATGCCCGGCCGGTCCGTCACTCTCCGGTGCTGGGACGAGCTGTGGGACGACCTGCGCGGGCTGATGAAGGAGGGTGTCGTGCGGGGGCGGATCGACACCGTCCACACCGCTCACACGCCGGAGTCCATGCGGCGGGCGCCGCGGGTCGACCGGCACGGTGGTGAGGTGTACGTCTACCGGCGGACCGGGCAGCCGTGCCTGGTCTGCGGCACCCCGATCGTCCGGGGGCCGCTCGCCGGGCGGAACCTCTACTGGTGTCCTACCTGCCAGGCGTCACAGGCCGGCTGA
- a CDS encoding ATP-dependent Clp protease proteolytic subunit, whose product MSVDEITMRGGGASFDDQVFERLLRERIIFLGSEVNDEVTNRICAQMLLLASADSEKDIALYINSPGGSISAGMAVYDTMQYIKNDVATIAMGMAASMGQFLLCAGTAGKRYALPHARVMMHQLSGGIGGTAADIAIQAESMLHIKKVMNERIAFHTGHTPEEIGIDSDRDRWFTAQEAKDYGIVDHVISKAADVTATTALV is encoded by the coding sequence ATGAGTGTTGACGAGATCACGATGCGGGGCGGCGGCGCATCCTTTGACGACCAGGTCTTCGAGCGGCTGCTGCGGGAGCGCATCATCTTCCTCGGCAGCGAGGTCAACGACGAGGTGACCAACCGCATCTGCGCGCAGATGCTGCTGCTGGCCTCGGCGGACAGCGAGAAGGACATCGCCCTGTACATCAACTCGCCGGGTGGTTCCATCAGCGCGGGCATGGCTGTCTACGACACCATGCAGTACATCAAGAACGACGTGGCCACGATCGCGATGGGCATGGCGGCCTCGATGGGGCAGTTCCTGCTCTGCGCCGGCACCGCCGGCAAGCGGTACGCCCTGCCTCACGCACGGGTGATGATGCACCAGCTCTCCGGCGGCATCGGCGGCACCGCGGCCGACATCGCCATCCAGGCCGAGAGCATGCTGCACATCAAGAAGGTCATGAACGAGCGCATCGCGTTCCACACGGGTCACACCCCGGAGGAGATCGGGATCGACTCGGACCGTGACCGCTGGTTCACCGCCCAGGAGGCGAAGGACTACGGGATCGTCGACCACGTGATCAGCAAGGCGGCCGACGTCACGGCGACCACCGCGCTGGTCTGA
- the ddaH gene encoding dimethylargininase yields MTTTAPTRRYLMCRPTHFAVTYRINPWMDPTAPYDTALAVSQWENLRQTFLDLGHTVDLIEGLPGLPDMVFAANGATVVDGKVLAVQFRDAERADEAPAYAAWFAGNGFEVFESKHTNEGEGDILLAGDVLLAGTGFRTSHAAHAQTQEVFGRPVITLQLVDPAYYHLDTALCVLDERNIAYLPSAFSPGSQAVLRRLFPDAVIATPADAEVLGLNAVSDGRTVVLPVQATALTAALQAAGYATIGVDVSELRKAGGGPKCCTLEVRA; encoded by the coding sequence ATGACGACCACCGCCCCGACGCGCCGCTATCTGATGTGCCGGCCCACGCACTTCGCCGTCACTTACCGGATCAATCCGTGGATGGATCCGACGGCGCCGTACGACACCGCCCTGGCCGTCAGCCAGTGGGAGAACCTTCGGCAGACGTTCCTCGACCTCGGTCACACCGTCGACCTGATCGAAGGGCTGCCCGGCCTGCCCGACATGGTCTTCGCCGCCAACGGCGCCACCGTCGTCGACGGCAAGGTGCTCGCCGTGCAGTTCCGGGACGCCGAGCGGGCCGACGAGGCCCCCGCGTACGCCGCCTGGTTCGCCGGCAACGGCTTCGAGGTCTTCGAGTCGAAGCACACGAACGAGGGCGAGGGTGACATCCTGCTCGCCGGCGACGTGCTGCTCGCCGGTACGGGTTTCCGCACCTCCCACGCCGCCCACGCGCAGACCCAGGAGGTCTTCGGCCGTCCGGTGATCACGCTGCAGCTGGTCGACCCCGCCTACTACCACCTCGACACCGCGCTGTGCGTGCTGGACGAGCGCAACATCGCGTACCTGCCGTCGGCGTTCTCGCCGGGTTCGCAGGCCGTGCTGCGCCGCCTCTTCCCGGACGCGGTGATCGCCACCCCCGCCGACGCCGAGGTGCTGGGCCTCAACGCCGTCAGCGACGGCCGTACCGTGGTGCTGCCGGTGCAGGCCACAGCGCTGACCGCGGCGCTGCAGGCGGCCGGCTACGCGACGATCGGCGTCGACGTGTCCGAGCTGCGCAAGGCCGGCGGCGGACCGAAGTGCTGCACCCTGGAGGTACGCGCGTGA